A stretch of Paludisphaera borealis DNA encodes these proteins:
- the rsmD gene encoding 16S rRNA (guanine(966)-N(2))-methyltransferase RsmD, translated as MRIIAGQRRGHKIDGPKATAALRPTSDLVRESLFNMVGEMMPGRTAVDLFAGTGAIGLEALSRGAEAAIFVEKNRESVALIHGNVARLRYQDRAQVRLADAYRWVRTHEWAADQPVAVFLDPPYKEYEDHAKKIRELLDQLVERLPAESLIALEAGRTLDGEILPDFEAWDVRRYGDTQVAIRVFPGPEGEEDAESSDSKTGTEGPSEEAGNV; from the coding sequence ATGCGGATCATTGCGGGGCAGAGGCGCGGGCACAAGATCGACGGTCCCAAGGCGACGGCGGCACTCAGGCCGACGAGCGACCTGGTGCGCGAGTCGCTGTTCAACATGGTCGGCGAGATGATGCCCGGGCGCACGGCCGTCGACCTGTTCGCCGGCACCGGCGCGATCGGCCTGGAAGCCCTCAGCCGAGGGGCCGAGGCAGCGATCTTCGTTGAGAAGAACCGCGAGAGCGTGGCGCTTATCCACGGCAACGTCGCCCGGCTTCGCTATCAGGACCGGGCTCAAGTCCGCCTGGCCGACGCCTATCGATGGGTCCGAACGCATGAATGGGCGGCCGACCAGCCCGTGGCTGTCTTCCTCGACCCGCCCTACAAGGAATACGAAGACCACGCCAAGAAGATTCGCGAGCTGCTCGACCAGCTCGTCGAACGCTTGCCGGCCGAATCGCTGATCGCCCTGGAAGCGGGCCGCACGCTCGACGGCGAAATCTTGCCCGATTTCGAAGCCTGGGACGTTCGCCGCTACGGCGACACGCAGGTCGCCATCCGGGTTTTTCCCGGTCCCGAGGGCGAGGAGGACGCCGAGTCGTCGGATTCGAAGACGGGGACGGAGGGGCCGAGCGAGGAGGCGGGCAATGTCTGA
- a CDS encoding CCA tRNA nucleotidyltransferase encodes MSDAAASLSFAEEVVLRLRQAGFQAFWAGGCVRDILLGLEPADYDVATNATPEQVMLSLPYRSLTIGASFGVVQVRHPRRQGIEVEIATFRSDLAYVDGRRPTGVVYSSPELDAARRDFTINGMFMDPVGREVIDYVGGRADLAAKLLRAIGQPSARFREDKLRLLRAVRFAARFDLRIEPATLSALRTMAAEVVVVSPERIAQELRRMLVHHSRALAMDMAMDYGLIAAVLPPLSATKGLFQGKPMQPEGDLWDHTLLVLDLLPKQPSFTLAFAALLHDVGKPFTRSICHGRTSYHNHEQVGGRKADDLGRRLKLSNAERERVAWLVTYHQYLGEAKKLREAKLKRMLAEPGIDELLALHRADALASTGDLQHVDYCEYYLRCQPSGPINPPPLLSGHDLVRHGLKPGASFSTILDQVREAQLDGRINSKAEALEWIDRERIGEPSEPTAAEAVDAAPPVAGDDVSA; translated from the coding sequence ATGTCTGACGCCGCGGCGAGTCTCAGCTTCGCCGAGGAAGTGGTGTTGCGACTGCGTCAGGCGGGTTTTCAGGCCTTCTGGGCGGGGGGCTGCGTCCGCGACATTCTGCTCGGCCTGGAACCGGCCGATTACGACGTCGCGACCAACGCGACCCCCGAGCAGGTGATGCTCAGCCTGCCGTATCGGTCGCTGACGATCGGCGCCTCGTTCGGCGTCGTCCAGGTCCGACATCCCCGGCGGCAAGGGATCGAGGTTGAGATCGCCACGTTCCGGAGCGACCTGGCGTACGTCGACGGCCGACGGCCGACCGGCGTCGTCTACAGCTCTCCCGAGCTGGACGCGGCCCGACGCGACTTCACCATTAACGGCATGTTCATGGACCCGGTCGGCCGCGAGGTGATCGACTACGTGGGCGGCCGGGCCGATCTCGCCGCGAAGCTTCTCCGCGCCATCGGCCAACCTTCCGCCCGGTTTCGGGAAGACAAGCTCCGGCTCCTTCGCGCTGTGCGGTTCGCCGCCCGGTTCGATCTGCGGATCGAGCCCGCGACCCTGTCGGCGCTCAGGACGATGGCGGCGGAGGTCGTCGTTGTGTCTCCCGAGCGGATCGCCCAGGAGCTGCGGCGGATGCTCGTGCATCACAGTCGAGCCCTGGCGATGGACATGGCGATGGATTACGGCCTGATCGCCGCCGTCCTGCCGCCGCTCTCGGCGACGAAGGGGCTGTTTCAGGGCAAGCCGATGCAGCCGGAGGGGGATCTCTGGGACCATACGCTGCTGGTCCTCGACCTCCTGCCCAAGCAGCCGAGCTTCACGCTGGCCTTCGCCGCGCTGCTGCACGACGTCGGCAAGCCGTTCACGCGGTCGATTTGTCACGGGCGGACGAGCTACCACAATCACGAGCAAGTCGGCGGTCGCAAGGCCGACGACCTGGGCCGGCGGTTGAAGCTCTCGAACGCCGAGCGCGAGCGGGTCGCCTGGCTCGTGACCTATCACCAGTACCTCGGCGAAGCCAAAAAGCTGCGCGAGGCCAAGCTCAAGCGGATGCTCGCGGAACCGGGAATCGACGAGCTGCTGGCGCTCCACCGCGCCGACGCCCTGGCCTCGACCGGCGACCTCCAGCACGTCGACTACTGCGAATACTACCTGCGATGCCAGCCCTCGGGCCCGATCAACCCGCCCCCCCTGCTCTCCGGCCACGATCTCGTCCGCCACGGTCTCAAACCCGGCGCGAGCTTCTCGACGATCCTCGATCAGGTCCGCGAGGCCCAGCTCGACGGCCGGATCAACAGCAAGGCCGAGGCCCTCGAATGGATCGACCGCGAACGGATCGGCGAGCCGTCGGAACCGACTGCCGCGGAGGCCGTCGACGCGGCCCCTCCGGTTGCTGGGGACGACGTCTCGGCCTAA
- a CDS encoding 7-cyano-7-deazaguanine synthase: protein MPEAEAPMIAVLISGGIESAVLCGEFVRSRRRVQPIYIRCGLDWEDVELAAARAYLKAIACDRLEPLVVLDEPIRDVYGPHWSTDGGVDVPGAETPDEAVYLPGRNLLLTVKSALWCRLRNVHELALGSLGSNPFSDSTPEFFQGLETVLGQALSGSPRLIRPFSRLHKSDVVARGDGLPLHLTFSCIRPDAGLHCGVCNKCAERRDGFRDANRPDRTRYADEQ, encoded by the coding sequence ATGCCAGAGGCTGAGGCCCCGATGATCGCCGTCTTGATCAGCGGCGGGATCGAGAGCGCGGTGCTCTGCGGCGAGTTCGTCCGCTCACGACGGCGGGTGCAGCCGATCTACATCCGGTGCGGCCTGGACTGGGAAGACGTCGAGCTGGCCGCGGCCCGCGCGTACCTCAAGGCGATCGCCTGCGACCGCCTGGAGCCGCTCGTGGTCCTCGACGAGCCGATTCGCGACGTCTACGGTCCGCACTGGAGCACCGACGGCGGCGTCGACGTACCGGGTGCCGAGACCCCCGATGAGGCGGTCTACCTGCCCGGCCGCAACCTGCTGCTGACGGTCAAGTCGGCCCTGTGGTGCCGGCTCCGAAACGTCCACGAGCTGGCGCTCGGGTCGCTGGGATCGAACCCGTTCTCGGACAGCACTCCAGAGTTTTTTCAGGGGCTCGAAACGGTTCTCGGTCAGGCGCTTTCGGGTTCGCCAAGGCTGATCCGGCCGTTCAGCCGCCTGCACAAGTCCGACGTAGTGGCTCGCGGCGACGGGCTGCCGCTGCATCTGACCTTCTCATGCATTCGCCCCGACGCCGGTCTGCACTGCGGGGTTTGCAACAAATGCGCGGAGCGCCGCGACGGGTTTCGCGACGCGAACCGGCCCGATCGCACGCGCTACGCCGACGAGCAATAG
- a CDS encoding 6-pyruvoyl trahydropterin synthase family protein, with protein MYRVTREIEFCYGHRLLNYDGKCRHLHGHNGRAVVTLEGSRLDSRGMLVDFGEIKQTIQRWIDEQLDHNMLLCREDPLLPLLRERGERVFVMDANPTAENIARLIYDHGRGAGLPISEVVLWETPNCFAAYSGEDDR; from the coding sequence ATGTATCGAGTCACCCGCGAGATCGAATTCTGCTACGGCCACCGGCTCCTGAACTATGACGGCAAGTGCCGGCATCTTCACGGGCACAACGGGCGGGCCGTCGTCACGCTGGAGGGGTCGCGTCTGGACAGTCGAGGCATGCTCGTGGATTTCGGCGAGATCAAGCAGACGATCCAGCGCTGGATCGACGAGCAACTCGACCACAACATGCTGCTCTGTCGCGAAGACCCCCTGCTCCCCTTGCTTCGCGAGCGCGGCGAGCGCGTGTTCGTGATGGACGCGAATCCGACGGCCGAGAATATCGCCCGGCTGATCTACGACCACGGCCGGGGGGCCGGGCTGCCGATTTCCGAAGTCGTCCTGTGGGAGACGCCGAACTGCTTCGCCGCCTACTCCGGCGAGGACGACCGCTGA
- a CDS encoding DUF4190 domain-containing protein, with protein sequence MAIDQETTPTTTDLNANWPVIENEIPTYRAVSTRAIFAVICGLLAVFSFAHPIFYLFAVLAVILGVTADRAIQRHPEMLTGQTMARVGVLLGLVFGLSIATVTSLQNYLIRREAVKFAATYAEALKASPLAEVYWLGLPPTTRAKVTAQENWTQLQQSSKQDLAMTEMKHAPLKALADRLKSSPEQKISFLKVETQSEDGDMLPVVLAVFEIDGPTVKEHEGRELALAVLKGMIPEGSKAYEWWVEDLRYPYKPSTYVIPDKPVDDGHGHAPGGGGDHGPGDGHNH encoded by the coding sequence GTGGCGATCGATCAAGAGACCACACCGACGACGACCGACCTCAATGCGAATTGGCCGGTCATTGAAAACGAAATCCCGACCTATCGGGCCGTCAGCACCCGCGCCATCTTCGCGGTGATTTGCGGGCTCCTGGCGGTATTCAGCTTCGCGCATCCGATTTTCTATCTGTTCGCGGTCCTGGCCGTGATCCTCGGCGTTACTGCCGATCGCGCCATCCAGCGCCATCCCGAAATGCTGACCGGCCAGACGATGGCTCGCGTGGGCGTCTTGCTCGGGCTGGTGTTCGGGCTCTCGATCGCGACGGTCACGAGTCTCCAGAACTATCTCATTCGACGAGAGGCCGTGAAGTTCGCGGCTACCTACGCGGAAGCCCTGAAGGCGTCCCCGCTCGCCGAGGTCTACTGGCTGGGGCTGCCGCCGACGACTCGCGCGAAAGTGACCGCTCAGGAAAACTGGACCCAGCTTCAACAGTCGAGCAAGCAAGACCTGGCGATGACCGAGATGAAGCACGCGCCGCTCAAGGCCCTCGCGGATCGGCTGAAGTCGTCGCCCGAACAGAAGATCTCGTTCCTGAAGGTCGAAACGCAGTCCGAAGACGGCGACATGCTCCCCGTCGTCCTCGCCGTTTTCGAGATCGACGGCCCCACCGTCAAGGAGCACGAGGGTCGTGAACTCGCGCTGGCCGTGCTCAAGGGCATGATCCCCGAGGGGTCGAAAGCCTACGAGTGGTGGGTGGAAGACCTCCGCTACCCGTACAAACCGTCGACCTACGTCATCCCCGACAAGCCGGTCGACGACGGCCACGGCCATGCCCCCGGCGGCGGCGGCGACCACGGCCCCGGCGACGGCCACAACCACTGA
- a CDS encoding efflux RND transporter periplasmic adaptor subunit → MRALKKLRSSLLMIAILVAVGASIKIASSSPNGWPWESSRPLVEKYKFAPVSRTVLEGSLTAGGRLESSKRTVIECELENITIGIKGQRLAAGGASTLLSVVPDGSVVERGTVLAQIDSSDYEELLRQQRITVERSRADRYQAQLDLEVAKLAISEYREGVMKETLKDYERAIALAQSDEMRCKDRLDWAIRMKAKGYVPQNQVASEKQSYAQALFAVAQETSGRRLFERYTAPKNLRVLDGQVLAGTAVLNYQDSRLQRNLERLAKLEKQVELCTIRAPHDGFVIYANDARRGITIEAGMAVRQKQDLFYLPDLKDMEVVAQLHESIVDQVRKGMKATVRLEGAPAARLSGRVTSISPIPVFDYRSDVRYFDAIVKLDSMSRVDLKPGMTAQVDLYLTPKPNVLTVPIEAVTQEEGQDFCYVAREDRLERRKIELGQATHDLLEIADGLEEGEQVVLNPVLAEVDADVPDDSDLSTKPAAPPAGGAEGNREPVNAVAVLH, encoded by the coding sequence ATGCGCGCACTCAAGAAACTGCGGTCGTCGCTGCTGATGATCGCGATCCTGGTCGCCGTCGGCGCTTCGATCAAGATTGCGTCAAGCTCTCCGAACGGTTGGCCGTGGGAGTCTTCGCGACCCCTCGTCGAGAAATACAAGTTCGCCCCGGTGAGTCGGACCGTCCTTGAAGGATCGCTGACGGCCGGCGGACGGCTCGAGAGCTCGAAGCGGACGGTGATCGAGTGCGAGCTGGAGAATATCACGATCGGCATCAAGGGCCAGCGTCTGGCTGCGGGGGGGGCGTCAACGCTCCTGAGCGTCGTGCCCGACGGTTCGGTCGTCGAGCGCGGAACCGTCCTGGCGCAGATCGATTCCTCGGACTACGAGGAGCTGCTTCGCCAGCAGCGGATCACCGTCGAGCGGTCGCGGGCCGACCGCTATCAGGCGCAGCTCGATCTCGAAGTCGCCAAGCTCGCGATCAGCGAGTACCGTGAAGGCGTGATGAAAGAGACGCTCAAAGACTACGAGCGGGCGATCGCGCTGGCCCAGTCGGACGAGATGCGCTGCAAGGACCGGCTCGACTGGGCCATCCGGATGAAGGCGAAAGGCTACGTGCCTCAGAACCAGGTCGCCTCCGAGAAGCAGAGCTACGCGCAGGCGCTCTTCGCAGTGGCTCAGGAGACGAGCGGCCGCCGGTTGTTCGAGCGGTACACCGCGCCCAAGAACCTTCGCGTGCTCGACGGCCAGGTGCTCGCCGGGACGGCCGTCCTCAACTATCAGGACAGCCGGCTGCAACGCAACCTCGAACGGCTCGCAAAGCTGGAGAAGCAGGTCGAGCTGTGCACGATCCGGGCCCCCCACGACGGCTTCGTGATCTACGCCAACGATGCACGCAGAGGGATCACGATCGAGGCCGGCATGGCCGTCCGGCAGAAGCAAGACCTCTTCTACCTTCCCGACCTCAAGGACATGGAAGTCGTCGCCCAGTTGCACGAGTCGATCGTCGACCAGGTGCGGAAAGGCATGAAGGCGACTGTCCGCCTGGAAGGGGCGCCGGCCGCCCGGCTGTCGGGTCGGGTCACGTCGATCTCGCCGATCCCCGTGTTCGACTATCGCTCGGACGTCCGCTACTTCGATGCGATCGTCAAGCTTGATTCGATGTCGCGCGTCGACCTCAAGCCGGGGATGACCGCGCAGGTTGATCTGTACCTGACCCCGAAGCCGAACGTCCTGACCGTCCCGATCGAGGCGGTGACCCAGGAAGAAGGCCAGGATTTCTGCTATGTCGCCCGGGAAGACCGGCTGGAACGACGGAAAATCGAGCTCGGGCAGGCCACGCACGATTTGCTGGAAATCGCCGACGGGCTGGAGGAAGGGGAGCAGGTGGTGCTCAATCCGGTCCTCGCGGAAGTCGACGCCGACGTCCCCGACGATTCCGACCTGAGCACCAAGCCCGCCGCCCCCCCGGCGGGAGGCGCCGAGGGCAACCGAGAGCCCGTCAACGCGGTCGCCGTGTTGCACTGA